One Varibaculum prostatecancerukia genomic window, CGCTGGTGCGGCGAGCGCGCCAGGCTCGGCTAAATTCCGCTGCCGGCACTCCCTGCAAATGCCAGCTGAGGCGGTGCAATGAATCCAGCCCTAACTGCCTAATTGCCTGGGTGTGCTGCGCGGACGCATATCCCTTATTTGCTGCCCAGCCATACCCCGGATCGGGCAAGCCGCTCATAAGTCTATCCCGAGTAACCTTGGCCAGCACGGAGGCAGCGGCGATAACTACCGATTTCCCATCTCCTTTGACCAAAGTGGTAACTCCGCGGGAAATTTCTTTTTCTGAGGACGCAGTCGACACCGCTGCCGGCGAGGGCGGCTCGCAGGAGGCAAATAAATCTGCAGGTGCCGTTAGATAGTCGAAACTGCCGTCAAGTAGCAGTAAACGCGGAGAAAAACCAGTTCTTTCTATAGCTTCCAAGGCGCGGAATGCCGCTAAGCGCAAGGCCGGGGTTAATCCCTCGCGGTCGATTTCTTCGGGGCTGGCGGTTCCTACCGCCCAGGCAGCCGGCCATGCCGCTAACTCGTCGAACATGGCTTCGCGCCGCTTGGCGGTTAGCTGTTTCGAATCGGTTAAACCGGCAGGGGGCGCCCCTTCGCTTCCATCTATGACCGCTACCCCCACTGCCAAGGGACCGGCGATTGCCCCGCGACCTACTTCGTCAATGCCGGCTACGCAAGTTAGTTTAGACGCCGAAGTGCCGCTCTTACCTGCAGAAATAGCGGTGTAATCCGGGGAGGTAAATAGTTTTTCCGCGCGCGATAGTAAGGAAAGTTCCAGGTCTCGACTTGGGATGGTTGTCATTTTAGGGAGCAGGCGGAACCGCTGCGAAAGCGTCGGTGTTCTTAATCGTAGACATCCGAGTAATCGGCCACATGATAGAGAATGCTCGCCCGGTCACCTGGTCTACTGACACGAAACCTTTCGAAGGCTCTTTCATATGGAAACGCGAATCCTCCGAGTTGGAACGGTTATCCCCCAACACCCACAGTTTGCCCGCCGGCACAGTCACATCGAATTTTATTAAAGAGGGCGCGCTGCCGGGGTTAATATATCCGCTTTCGTCTACGCTGACGCCATTAACTTTTATCCGCCCATTAGTGTCGCAGCATTGCACCCGATCCCCCGGTAGTCCGACGATTCGTTTAACCAGGTGGTTGTGGGAGTCATCGGGGCGCAGCCCTACCCAAATCATCATCTTGCCGACCAGGGAGGGACTGGGGGTGTTGGCGCCGCGTTTTAGCCAGTTTTCATCATCTTGGAAAACAATCACGTCGCCTCGGTTAAGTTGCCGGTATTTAGGAACCAGTTTTGACACGATGATACGGTCATTGATTTGCAGAGTTTGTTCCATCGAGGAGGACGGGATTTGGAAGGCCTGCAACAAGAAAGCCTTGATAATTGCGGAGATGGCTAGGGCAACTACCACCATCATTAGGGTTTCCCGAATCATCAACCACCATTTGGAGGGAGTCTTGCGTGTGCGGCGGCCACTTCCTGAGGCAGGCCCGTCTGCCGCTCGTTTCCCTAAGCCGCTTGCGGCTCTAGTTTCTTTCATCCCTTTAGCTCCCGCCATGATTCGATATTTCCATCATGCCATATATAAGTTAATCGGCTCTGCCCGCAGGCAGAGCCGATTAACAAATAACGATTTTAGGAATCGCGACGCTCTTTAATACGAGCGGCTTTCCCATGACGTTCACGCAGGTAGTACAGTTTCGCCCGGCGCACATCGCCGCGGGTTACTACCTCGAGAGATTCGATAGTCGGCGAGTTTACCGGGAAGGTACGTTCTACCCCGATCCCGAAGCTAATTTTACGCACGGTGAAAGTGGCATTCGGCTGTTTCTTGCCGTGACGGGAGATTACAACCCCCTGGAACACCTGGATACGAGTGTTTCCACCTTCGGTGACCCGTACGTTTACTTTAACGGTGTCGCCGGCGCGAAAATCGGGCAGATCAGAGCGCTGGGACTTCTGGTTAATCTCATCGATGATATTCAATGTAGTTTCCTCATTTGCTTTCGTTCCGCAGGTAACGTCAGCTATCGGGCCGGTCTAGCCGGCGTATCTAGCATTGCCAAGCGGCATTTGCGGCCCCCTGCGGCAGGTTTCGCAGCCTACTTGTGCAACCTTGCCTATTGTGCCACGTTTTGCGCCCAAGACGGAACCTGGCGGGCTGTGAAATCCCTAACCGCGATCAGATCCTGATTTTCAATTCCGCCCACCATGAAGGTGCGACGCCCGCATTTGCGGTAGCCGTGGTGGCGATAAAATTTTAGGGCTCGACGGTTGGCCTGGTTGGTGCCTAAACCAATCTTGGTTATATGCGGGAAAAGTGCTTGCAGCTGAGCATGGGATACTTCCAACATTGCCCCTGCCAGTCCCGAGCTGCGCCAGCGCTGATCCAGATAGCATTTTGACAGGTAGGCGCAGTTTTCTCCCGCTGCTTGCACCAGGTTTTCTTCGGGGGGTAAAAACCCGGGGGCGCCCGCGTTGATTAAGGTGTAACCGGCAGTTTCCCACGAGGTTTCTTCTTTGTTTTTTTCGCCGGGAGCCACTTCAGCCAAGATGATTAAAGTTCCCGGATCAGCTAGATAGGCTTTAAAAGCCTGCTCACTAAGTTCTTCAGCGACAAAACGGGCAATCGCGTCCTCGGGTAAATAGTCCGGGCAAGCCTGTGGGAATAGGCGAGATGCTATAGCTGAGCAGGTTGCCGCTTCTCCCGGCTGCGCGCGACGAAAACGTACCTGCCGGCTATAGGGGGCAGGTAGGAATCCGTGGGCAGCCAGGATTTCACGATCCGATTTTTCGAGGGCGTCCGGGGCTAAATCCCAAATCAAATCGGGGCGACGAGCGGCAGTTAGCATTAGGGACTGCTGGCGGCGCCAATCTTTGACCTTTTGGTGATCCCCACTGAGCAATACTGGCGGGATTTCCAGGTCGCGCCAAGTAGCCGGCTGAGTATAGGCGGGATATTCCAGCAGTCCGGATAGTTCATAGGATTCTTCCACCAGGGAACCGGGGTTACCTACGAAGCCATCCAGCAACCGGCAAGTTGCTTCTATCAGGGCAACGGCGGCGACTTCTCCCCCGTTTAGCACATAGTCGCCCAGGGAAAAAGGTAACACCGCAACACCTGGCTGCTGCTGATAGTACTGGCTGACTCGCTGGTCGATTCCTTCATAGCGCCCGCAGGCCACCACCAGATGCTCGGCGTTTTCCGCTAGATCCCGTACCTGGCGTTGAGTGAGTGGAATTCCCGAAGGGGTGGGGATAGCCAGCACCGTTTTAGCGGCACCTGCCTGGTCAATCACCTGGTCAATGGCTTTGCCCCACACATCGGGTTTCATCACCATCCCCGCGCCCCCGCCCGCGGGGGCGCGATCCACAGTCCGATGTACGTCTTGGGTCCAGTCCCGCAAATCCCATATATGGGTTTGCAAAATACCGCTGCCTCGGGCTTTACCCATAAGAGAAACATCTAAGCAATCAAAGAACTGGGGGAAAATCGAGATAATATCTATCCGCATGGGGGAACCTTTCTGCACCCTTAAAACAATCCGTCAGGTGCATCCACGGTGATTACCCCATTTTCGAGGTCAACCCCGGTCACTAAGGCTTTCACAAAAGGTACTTCCACTAGTTGATCCTCAGCCGTGGTTACCTGCAGGCGGTCTTGGAATCCCCCCAGAGCAAGTCCCGCACATTTACCTAGGGGTTCACCCGCGGGACTAACGACTTTTAGCCCTTCTAGCTGCACAGAAGAGTATTCATCTTCCCGGGAAGTTTCCGGGGCAAAAAGTTCGGTACCCCGGATAGCTTCTGCGCCCTCACGCGTGTTTATATGCGAAAAAGTCAGGCAGTAGCGATTTTTTATTTCCCGGTAGGACGCCACTGTCCATTCCTCACCTGCAGCGGTAGTCAGGGTGGCTCCCACTTGGAAACGTTCGGCGGGATAGTCGGTAAAGGGACGCACCAGCACTTCGCCTTTTAGGCCACGCGGCGGGCCAACCTGCCCGACTTTTACCAGATTCATAGTTCTCTTTCCTGTTATATAAGTTGCGAGCCCCATGAATCCTCATGGGGCTCGCAACTAAAAAACTAGCGCTATCGGCGCGAACGACGATCCGTGTCGACTACATCAACCCGAACCGGTCCGCGAGTAGAAAGTGCGCCCATAACCTTGCGCAGAGCCCGCGCGGTGCGACCTCCGCGACCGATTACTCGCCCAAGATCCTGCGGATTGACCCGCACCTCTAGCAGCTTGCCGCGCCGCATACTGCGTTCATCCACCCGCACATCGTCGGGGTGATCGACAATTCCACTAACTAGATGTTCTAGTGCATCCGCCAACATATTTAGGCTTCCTCACTCTCGGGAGCAGCTTCCTCAGCTTCTTCAGCCTTGGCTTCTTCAGCTTCTTTAGCTGCCGCCTCGGCCTCGGCCTTAGCTTTTTCTTCGCTTACCTTAGCCTTGCGCTTTTGTGCCTCGTCCGCGGCGGCCTTCACGTTCTTTTCGCGGGCCTCGTCGCTGCTAAGAGTTTCTTTGGTCTTAATCCAGCTTTCAACGTTTTCTTTACCGTTGAAGCGGGCAATATCGCCCGAAAGTACCAGCAACCGGCGAACTGCGTCCGAGGGCTGTGCCCCCACGCCGAGCCAGTACTGAACCCGATCCGACTGGACCTGAATAAAAGACGGTTCCTCGTTGGGGTTGTACTGTCCAACCTCTTCGATTACGCGACCGTCGCGCTTTTTGCGTCCATCCACCACTACAATCCGGTACACCGGGTAGTGAATCTTACCAACACGCTTTAAACGAATACGAACTGCCACTTTTGTGGTTTCTCCTGTTCTATTGACTGCTGAGTGTCCGCCCTAGCCGGTGGGATTCGGCCTGGATCAAACTCTCGAGACAAGGCCGCCACACAGAGAGGGGGTGTCTTGGCCCGGTACAACTAGCTATTCTGCCAGAATTTGAGGCTGTGTTTCTACTTTACTGCCCGCTAGGCCGGCTTCTTTGAGCAGTTTCACACCTCTTAGCTACTCTCTGCGCGATTCCAGGAGCATCGCCGCACAAAAGGCTGCCGCCCCTAATCGCTGGACTGACTGCGGTGAAACCGGGAGGGAGCTACTGAAAAGCACGAATAAACTGTTCCACGGCGGCGCGGGCAGTAACCGGATCTAAATCGCGGGCGCTAGCCACAAACGCCCCGCGCAAATGTTCGGGATCTTCCCGGTTATAACGGGTTTGGAAAGTTTGGACTTGTCCCCCAGCCACTCGCACTAGGTGGATCCCGGCAGCCACATCCCAGGGGCGCATCGCAGTTCCAAAGGCGACGGCGGTATGCCCGGCAGCTACCTGTGCCAGGTCCAAAGCCCCGGCACCGGGAGAATGCACGGTCGCGTAAGCATTAGCCAGGCGGGCGGCCATCTGCCAGGATTTTTCTACTCGCTGCGGATTTTTATCCCGGAAGGGGAAATACCCGGTGATGATGCCTTCGCTTTCGGCGCGCGCATTATCGGCTTGCATCGCGGTGGCGCGCTCCCCCTCATAAAGGGTGGCATTGGTAGCATCAGCGATGAAAAGTTCGCGAGTGTAGGGAACATAAACAGCGCCTGCCACCGCTTTCCCATCTAGCTCCACCCCGATAGAAGTGTTGAAATAGGCGACGCCGGAGGCAAAGTTCGCGGTGCCATCAATAGGATCTACAATCCAGCGCACCCGCTTCCCTAAGTCCTTCACTAGCGCTTTTGCTTCCGCCAGTTCGCCTGCCCCCGGGGCCTCCTCGCGCTGGTCGTCACGAGCCTGCTGCCAGGCGAACTCCTCAGCTGCAAGTGGCTGCTCTAGGCGATGCCGTGATTTTTCCTGGCAAGCAGCGTGGACCTGTTGCAAAGTTAAGGCTCCGGCTGCGGCAACTTTTTCTTTCTCGAGGACGTGCTCCCCGGTTTCCTCCCCCAAGATCCGGGAGCCGGGTATCGCGCTGCCTAGCAGGTACTGCAGCCGCGCCTCCACATAGCGGTCATGGATAGTGACTGGATCGTGGATACCGGCTTTTAAGAACACCTCTAGGGGCGCACGAAAGGCTTTGCGCAGGTAGACCCCTACCTGTTGTGCCGCCTCCCCCGCGATTATCATTAACGCGTGGTCAAGGCTCATTCCCGAAGTGCTCATAGCTTCTATTATTACCCTCTTTAGGCTATTAGTCCTAGGAAACCGGGGCTTTAGTGGCGAACTCGCGCCCCAGCAAGGCCACTTTTTCAGGTTTAACTGCCATTTCCAGATCGCTACTCGGATCTGAGGAATAGCGCAGGTAGTCGGCGCGGGCTCCCGGTTCCAGGGCGCCCACCCCTAGGTAGTCGCGGGCGCGCCAGGTAGCAAAATCAATAATTTCCCGGGCAGGTATCCCGCCGCGTTCCCATAGCGCCAGTTCCCGTCCCAACTCTCCATGCGGTTGATACCCACCGGAATCGGTACCCGGCAGCAGCTGCACTCCGGCATCGTAGAGCATCGCAAAATGCTCGCGCCGCCCTTCCCACATTTTCCGCATAGTTTCCGCATACACCGGATATTTCTGACCCGCCTGCGCCGCGAACTGATTAAACAATTCAACCTGCAACAAGGTAGGAGTCACCGGAATCCCGCGCCGGGCGCACTCTTGAGCCTGCTCGGCATCAATTCCACTGCCATGCTCAATACAGTCGATCCCCGCTTCTAGCAGACCCGCAATCGCTTTATGGGAAAATGCGTGCGCGGTTACCCGCGCTCCTGCCTCATGAGCAGCCGCAATCCCCTCCTGCAAGATTTCGGTGGGCCACAGGGGATCCAAATCTGAATCCGCGCCGTTGGAGCGGTCGATCCAGTCGGCCACGATTTTTACCCATCCGTCACTTTTTTGCGCTTGGCTCGCCATCACCTGCGGTAAATCACTCAGGTTCTCTACATCGATAGGTAGCAGCCGCATATAGCGTTTAGGGCGAGCAATATGGCGTCCACAGCGAATAATCGGCGGCAAAGCAGGGTTCCCTAAAATACCGGGAGCATATTCCAGGTTTCCGCAGTCACGAATCGCTAAAATTCCGCAGTCTCGATCCGCCTCTGCCTGCGCTAAGGCTTCTTGCGGTGTGGCTATCTGCCCTACTGCCGCGAAACCGATATGGCAATGCACATCGCAAAATCCCGGCAGGAAATAGTCGCCGTCAGCGGTGGCGTCGGCTTTAAAAGTTCCGAAGTGTCCGTCCTCGGTAATCGTTAACTGCCCCCGCACCCAGCTGGGAGCCTGATTAGCTTGCTTACGGTAATAAAAATTTCCGCTAAGTTGCTTCATCGCTGTCCCAGCATTCGTTTCAAGTCATCGGGCAGATCATCCAAAGTGGGAGCTGCGGCCGGGGCGGCTGGCTGCGCAGCTCCCATCCCGAAAGCACTGCCGGGAGCCGGCGCTGTTTCCTCGCCTTTAGCGGCTTGTTGTGCCTCCCACTGTTTTTGCTTCGCGGGATTGCCGAACTTGCGGCGATTCTTCTTCCCCGCCCTACGCTGCTTCTTGGTGGCGCCTCCGCGCCCTCCGGGCATCCCCGGCATAGAGGGCATCCCGGGCATGCCTCCCCCATTAGACATCCGTTTCATCATTTTCGCAGCCTGAGTAAACCGCTCTACCAGCCCATTTATCTCGGTAACGGTGGTGCCGGAACCGCGCGCGATCCGGGCGCGGCGCGAACCGTTCAGCAGGGAAAGGTCATCGCGTTCTGCCGGGGTCATGGAGTTTACAATGGCTTCAATCCGGTCGATGCTCTTTTCGTCAAAGGCATCCAACTGGTCGCGGTACTGATTCATGCCGGGCAGCATTCCCATCAGTTTCTTCATCGACCCCATTTTGCGGAGCTGCTGCAGCTGCGCCATAAAGTCGGTGAGGGTGAACTGCCCTTTCTGCATCTTCCGAGCCAGCGCCTCGGCTTCTTTTTGGTCATAGGCCTTTTGCGCCTGCTCAATCAGGGTGAGCATATCACCCATATCGAGGATGCGCCCGGCCATCCGTTCGGCATGGAAACGCTCAAAATCACCCAAGTTTTCGCCGGTAGAAGCGAACAAGATCGGTTGCCCGGTTACCCCGCGCACCGAAAGCGCCGCCCCGCCGCGGGCATCACCGTCAAGTTTAGAGAGCACTACCCCGGTAAAGCCCACCCCGTCACGGAAGGCAATCGAAGTTTGCACTGCGTCCTGCCCCACCATGGCGTCCAGGACAAATAGGATCTCGTTAGGATTAACCGCATCGCGAATATCGCGCGCCTGGCGCATCATTTCTTCATCGACACCGAGCCGACCAGCGGTATCGACGATAATCACGTCATAGCCTTCGGCGATTGCCCGGTTTAGTCCCGAACGTGCTACCTCGACCGGATCGCCCTTTCCGTCCCCGGATTCGGGAGCGTGAATATCTACTCCGGCCTTTTCGGCAACAATACTTAGCTGAGTGACCGCGCCCGGACGCTGCAGGTCACAGGCAGCGAGGAGGACGCGTTTGCCTTCTTCTTCTCGCAGCCACTTGCCGAGTTTTCCGGCCAGAGTAGTTTTACCGGCACCTTGGAGACCAGCCAGCATGAAAACTGATGGTCCGCGCTTAGCGTAGTTAAGTTCCCGGGTCTCGCCCCCCAAGACCTCCACCAGTTCGTCATGAACAATCTTGACTACCTGTTGGCCGGGATTTAGGGCTTTGGAACGCGCCGCTCCATAAGCTTGTTGCCGCACCGTCTTGGTGAATTGGCGGACTACCGGCAGCGCTACGTCGGCTTCTAGCAGGGCACGGCGGATTTCGGAGACGGTAGCGTCAACATCCGCCTCGGTCAGCAAGCCTTTAGAGCGCAGACGCTTAAAGGAATCGGCTAGGCGATCAGACAGGCTATTGAACAAAGTGGTTTCCTCCTGGAAATAGTTTCGCCGTCTAGTTTACTTCAGCAGCGCATCTACGAAATCTTCGGGTACGAAAGGCGCCAAATCATCGGGGCCTTCCCCTAGTCCCACTAGCTTAACCGGCACTGCTAGTTCGCGTTGCACACTAACCACAATTCCGCCCCGAGCCGTCCCGTCGAGCTTGGTGAGCACAATACCGCTAACATCTACCACTTCGGAGAATACTTTTGCCTGTTGCATCCCGTTTTGGCCGGTAGTGGCATCTAGAACTAACAGGGTCTCGGTCACCGGGGCGCTCTTTTCGATTACCCGTTTGACCTTGCCCAACTCGTCCATCAAACCGGCTTTATTCTGTAGACGTCCCGCGGTGTCTACCAGCACCACATCTAGCCCTTTATCTTTGGCATATTTAACCGTATCAAAAGCTACCGAGGCCGGATCGGCGCCCTCTTTATCGGAGCGCACTACTTCCACTCCTACCCGGTTACCCCAGGTCTCTAGCTGGTCAGCAGCGGCTGCCCGGAACGTATCGGCCGCTCCCAGCACTACGGATTTGTTTTCCGCCACCAAAATGCGGGCAATCTTGCCTACAGTGGTGGTTTTCCCGGTGCCATTTACTCCCACGGCGAGGACGATCCCCGGTTTTTTGCCATCGGCCTGCTCTAGGTTTAGGCTGCGATCCAAATCCGGGTTTACCAGCTCAATCAGTTTCGCACGCAAAATTTCTCGAATCTTATCCGGATCGGAAGTCCCCAGCACTTTCGCCTGGGTACGCAGTTCCTCCATCAGCTCATCGGTGGCGGCGATCCCTAAGTCTGCCAGCAGCAAAGTATCTTCTATTTCTTCCCAATCTTCTGCGCTCAGGTCGCCGCGACCGAGCACTCCCAGCAGCATTTTGCCGAATGATCCTGATTTCGCCAGCCGGGAACGCAGACGCTGCATCCGTCCTTGGGCTGGTTCTGGGGTTTCGAGGGCGGCCTCAGTACTTTCCGGTTCTGGTTCTACCGGATGGGCTTCTTCCGCGATGGGAGCTTCGCTTGGCTCTTCGGCGGGTTCGGCGGATTCTGCCGCGACTGGCGTTTCTTCCGCTGCTACTGATTCCGGCGCTGCCTGCTCCGGCTCCGCAACCTCCGGCTCC contains:
- a CDS encoding ribonuclease HII, encoding MTTIPSRDLELSLLSRAEKLFTSPDYTAISAGKSGTSASKLTCVAGIDEVGRGAIAGPLAVGVAVIDGSEGAPPAGLTDSKQLTAKRREAMFDELAAWPAAWAVGTASPEEIDREGLTPALRLAAFRALEAIERTGFSPRLLLLDGSFDYLTAPADLFASCEPPSPAAVSTASSEKEISRGVTTLVKGDGKSVVIAAASVLAKVTRDRLMSGLPDPGYGWAANKGYASAQHTQAIRQLGLDSLHRLSWHLQGVPAAEFSRAWRARRTSATQVPKVFSSLRG
- the lepB gene encoding signal peptidase I encodes the protein MAGAKGMKETRAASGLGKRAADGPASGSGRRTRKTPSKWWLMIRETLMMVVVALAISAIIKAFLLQAFQIPSSSMEQTLQINDRIIVSKLVPKYRQLNRGDVIVFQDDENWLKRGANTPSPSLVGKMMIWVGLRPDDSHNHLVKRIVGLPGDRVQCCDTNGRIKVNGVSVDESGYINPGSAPSLIKFDVTVPAGKLWVLGDNRSNSEDSRFHMKEPSKGFVSVDQVTGRAFSIMWPITRMSTIKNTDAFAAVPPAP
- the rplS gene encoding 50S ribosomal protein L19, which encodes MNIIDEINQKSQRSDLPDFRAGDTVKVNVRVTEGGNTRIQVFQGVVISRHGKKQPNATFTVRKISFGIGVERTFPVNSPTIESLEVVTRGDVRRAKLYYLRERHGKAARIKERRDS
- the trmD gene encoding tRNA (guanosine(37)-N1)-methyltransferase TrmD; translated protein: MRIDIISIFPQFFDCLDVSLMGKARGSGILQTHIWDLRDWTQDVHRTVDRAPAGGGAGMVMKPDVWGKAIDQVIDQAGAAKTVLAIPTPSGIPLTQRQVRDLAENAEHLVVACGRYEGIDQRVSQYYQQQPGVAVLPFSLGDYVLNGGEVAAVALIEATCRLLDGFVGNPGSLVEESYELSGLLEYPAYTQPATWRDLEIPPVLLSGDHQKVKDWRRQQSLMLTAARRPDLIWDLAPDALEKSDREILAAHGFLPAPYSRQVRFRRAQPGEAATCSAIASRLFPQACPDYLPEDAIARFVAEELSEQAFKAYLADPGTLIILAEVAPGEKNKEETSWETAGYTLINAGAPGFLPPEENLVQAAGENCAYLSKCYLDQRWRSSGLAGAMLEVSHAQLQALFPHITKIGLGTNQANRRALKFYRHHGYRKCGRRTFMVGGIENQDLIAVRDFTARQVPSWAQNVAQ
- the rimM gene encoding ribosome maturation factor RimM (Essential for efficient processing of 16S rRNA): MNLVKVGQVGPPRGLKGEVLVRPFTDYPAERFQVGATLTTAAGEEWTVASYREIKNRYCLTFSHINTREGAEAIRGTELFAPETSREDEYSSVQLEGLKVVSPAGEPLGKCAGLALGGFQDRLQVTTAEDQLVEVPFVKALVTGVDLENGVITVDAPDGLF
- a CDS encoding RNA-binding protein, encoding MLADALEHLVSGIVDHPDDVRVDERSMRRGKLLEVRVNPQDLGRVIGRGGRTARALRKVMGALSTRGPVRVDVVDTDRRSRR
- the rpsP gene encoding 30S ribosomal protein S16, whose protein sequence is MAVRIRLKRVGKIHYPVYRIVVVDGRKKRDGRVIEEVGQYNPNEEPSFIQVQSDRVQYWLGVGAQPSDAVRRLLVLSGDIARFNGKENVESWIKTKETLSSDEAREKNVKAAADEAQKRKAKVSEEKAKAEAEAAAKEAEEAKAEEAEEAAPESEEA
- a CDS encoding inositol monophosphatase family protein; its protein translation is MSTSGMSLDHALMIIAGEAAQQVGVYLRKAFRAPLEVFLKAGIHDPVTIHDRYVEARLQYLLGSAIPGSRILGEETGEHVLEKEKVAAAGALTLQQVHAACQEKSRHRLEQPLAAEEFAWQQARDDQREEAPGAGELAEAKALVKDLGKRVRWIVDPIDGTANFASGVAYFNTSIGVELDGKAVAGAVYVPYTRELFIADATNATLYEGERATAMQADNARAESEGIITGYFPFRDKNPQRVEKSWQMAARLANAYATVHSPGAGALDLAQVAAGHTAVAFGTAMRPWDVAAGIHLVRVAGGQVQTFQTRYNREDPEHLRGAFVASARDLDPVTARAAVEQFIRAFQ
- a CDS encoding amidohydrolase family protein; translation: MKQLSGNFYYRKQANQAPSWVRGQLTITEDGHFGTFKADATADGDYFLPGFCDVHCHIGFAAVGQIATPQEALAQAEADRDCGILAIRDCGNLEYAPGILGNPALPPIIRCGRHIARPKRYMRLLPIDVENLSDLPQVMASQAQKSDGWVKIVADWIDRSNGADSDLDPLWPTEILQEGIAAAHEAGARVTAHAFSHKAIAGLLEAGIDCIEHGSGIDAEQAQECARRGIPVTPTLLQVELFNQFAAQAGQKYPVYAETMRKMWEGRREHFAMLYDAGVQLLPGTDSGGYQPHGELGRELALWERGGIPAREIIDFATWRARDYLGVGALEPGARADYLRYSSDPSSDLEMAVKPEKVALLGREFATKAPVS
- the ffh gene encoding signal recognition particle protein, with product MFNSLSDRLADSFKRLRSKGLLTEADVDATVSEIRRALLEADVALPVVRQFTKTVRQQAYGAARSKALNPGQQVVKIVHDELVEVLGGETRELNYAKRGPSVFMLAGLQGAGKTTLAGKLGKWLREEEGKRVLLAACDLQRPGAVTQLSIVAEKAGVDIHAPESGDGKGDPVEVARSGLNRAIAEGYDVIIVDTAGRLGVDEEMMRQARDIRDAVNPNEILFVLDAMVGQDAVQTSIAFRDGVGFTGVVLSKLDGDARGGAALSVRGVTGQPILFASTGENLGDFERFHAERMAGRILDMGDMLTLIEQAQKAYDQKEAEALARKMQKGQFTLTDFMAQLQQLRKMGSMKKLMGMLPGMNQYRDQLDAFDEKSIDRIEAIVNSMTPAERDDLSLLNGSRRARIARGSGTTVTEINGLVERFTQAAKMMKRMSNGGGMPGMPSMPGMPGGRGGATKKQRRAGKKNRRKFGNPAKQKQWEAQQAAKGEETAPAPGSAFGMGAAQPAAPAAAPTLDDLPDDLKRMLGQR
- the ftsY gene encoding signal recognition particle-docking protein FtsY, with the translated sequence MDFLFTPLGIVVVVLVLAVVGTGSALAVRSAKAKKRLEPSKAKQLEATPSEAGGEEETPVDGGAEPTAAEPAKESETADKEGAKEAVPETAIAEPEVAEPEQAAPESVAAEETPVAAESAEPAEEPSEAPIAEEAHPVEPEPESTEAALETPEPAQGRMQRLRSRLAKSGSFGKMLLGVLGRGDLSAEDWEEIEDTLLLADLGIAATDELMEELRTQAKVLGTSDPDKIREILRAKLIELVNPDLDRSLNLEQADGKKPGIVLAVGVNGTGKTTTVGKIARILVAENKSVVLGAADTFRAAAADQLETWGNRVGVEVVRSDKEGADPASVAFDTVKYAKDKGLDVVLVDTAGRLQNKAGLMDELGKVKRVIEKSAPVTETLLVLDATTGQNGMQQAKVFSEVVDVSGIVLTKLDGTARGGIVVSVQRELAVPVKLVGLGEGPDDLAPFVPEDFVDALLK